One Massilia sp. 9096 genomic window carries:
- the ispG gene encoding flavodoxin-dependent (E)-4-hydroxy-3-methylbut-2-enyl-diphosphate synthase yields the protein MDTNQNMTTTNSPIPSGPLARRSSRGVLVQHGAKKVWVGGNAPVVVQSMTNTDTADAIGTAIQIKELARAGSEIVRLTVDTPAAAAAVPYIREQLDRMDVDVPLVGDFHYNGHLLLRDYPDCAAALSKYRINPGNVGQGAKRDSQFAQMIEIAIRHDKPVRIGVNWGSLDQSLLARIMDENAARAQPWSAQAVMYEALITSAIENAQRAEEIGLGRDKIVLSCKVSGVQDLIAVYRELAKRCDYALHLGLTEAGMGSKGIVASTAALSVLLQEGIGDTIRISLTPEPGGDRTREVVVGQEILQTMGLRKFTPMVIACPGCGRTTSTVFQELADNIQTFLREQMPEWKKTYPGVEAMNVAVMGCIVNGPGESKHANIGISLPGTGESPAAPVFVDGQKFATLRGERIVDEFQQIVLEYVKKNYSKQVESVA from the coding sequence ATGGACACCAACCAGAACATGACGACTACCAATTCCCCGATTCCGTCGGGTCCGCTGGCGCGCCGTTCCAGCCGCGGCGTGCTGGTCCAGCACGGTGCCAAAAAGGTCTGGGTCGGCGGCAACGCACCGGTCGTGGTGCAGTCGATGACCAACACCGACACCGCCGACGCGATCGGCACCGCGATCCAGATCAAGGAGCTGGCGCGCGCCGGCTCCGAAATCGTGCGCCTCACGGTCGACACGCCGGCCGCCGCCGCTGCCGTCCCCTACATCCGCGAACAGCTCGACCGCATGGACGTGGACGTGCCCCTGGTCGGCGACTTCCACTACAACGGCCACCTGCTGCTGCGCGATTATCCCGACTGCGCCGCCGCGCTGTCGAAGTACCGCATCAACCCGGGCAACGTCGGCCAGGGCGCCAAGCGCGACAGCCAGTTCGCCCAGATGATCGAGATCGCGATCCGCCACGACAAGCCGGTGCGCATCGGCGTGAACTGGGGCAGCCTGGACCAGTCGCTGCTGGCGCGCATCATGGACGAGAACGCCGCGCGCGCCCAGCCGTGGTCGGCGCAGGCCGTGATGTACGAAGCGCTGATCACGTCGGCCATCGAAAACGCCCAGCGCGCCGAGGAAATCGGCCTGGGGCGCGACAAGATCGTCCTGTCGTGCAAGGTGTCGGGCGTGCAGGACCTGATCGCCGTCTACCGCGAGCTGGCCAAGCGCTGCGATTACGCGCTGCACCTGGGCCTGACCGAGGCCGGCATGGGCAGCAAGGGCATCGTCGCCTCGACCGCGGCCCTGTCGGTGCTGCTGCAGGAAGGCATCGGCGACACCATCCGCATCTCGCTGACGCCGGAACCGGGCGGCGACCGCACCCGCGAAGTCGTGGTCGGCCAGGAAATCCTGCAGACCATGGGCCTGCGCAAGTTCACGCCGATGGTGATCGCCTGCCCGGGCTGCGGACGCACCACCTCGACCGTGTTCCAGGAACTGGCCGACAACATCCAGACCTTCCTGCGCGAGCAGATGCCGGAATGGAAGAAGACCTATCCGGGCGTGGAAGCGATGAACGTGGCCGTGATGGGCTGCATCGTCAACGGGCCGGGCGAATCGAAGCACGCCAACATCGGCATCTCGTTGCCGGGCACCGGCGAATCGCCGGCGGCGCCGGTGTTCGTCGACGGCCAGAAGTTCGCGACGCTGCGCGGCGAGCGCATCGTGGATGAGTTCCAGCAGATCGTGCTGGAGTATGTGAAGAAGAATTATTCGAAGCAGGTCGAAAGCGTCGCTTGA
- a CDS encoding helix-turn-helix domain-containing protein, with amino-acid sequence MSETTMSSERAEQPAAPDNPSDIPGKTLAAQREAMGWSVEQVADQLKLAVRQVVALEAGDYGHLPSPAVTRGFVRAYAKLMKLDPAPLVAQIAMDTPPTPDNSAAVTRRASPASFSASKFPSHGKRSSLPVGWIAGGAVAIVAIAAAWHFGLVPHRSESADNTAQPVAPAVASAPDAAAGAAGASSASNGSAVETLQNPAVPLISVPSPNAAPAAGAQAAGAANAPAAAAPSPAPATPSAAARPPVQLAATATVPAAAPAVTPAAAPAASGANALVLNVREDSWIQVTPAKGGAPLLSRLVKAGSTEIVNVEQPVRVIVGNPSGVSATLRGSAVALPPVPGKTLSRVNLQ; translated from the coding sequence ATGAGTGAGACGACAATGAGTTCCGAGCGTGCAGAACAGCCGGCGGCGCCCGACAATCCGAGCGACATCCCGGGCAAGACCCTTGCCGCCCAGCGCGAAGCGATGGGCTGGTCGGTGGAGCAGGTGGCCGATCAGTTGAAACTGGCGGTGCGCCAGGTGGTGGCGCTGGAGGCCGGCGATTACGGGCATTTGCCGAGCCCCGCCGTGACGCGCGGCTTCGTGCGCGCCTACGCCAAGCTGATGAAGCTGGATCCGGCGCCGCTGGTGGCGCAGATCGCGATGGACACCCCGCCGACACCGGACAACAGCGCCGCCGTGACGCGCCGCGCCAGCCCGGCGTCGTTCTCGGCCTCCAAGTTCCCGAGCCATGGCAAGCGCTCCAGCCTGCCGGTCGGCTGGATCGCCGGCGGCGCGGTCGCGATCGTGGCGATCGCCGCGGCCTGGCATTTCGGCCTGGTGCCGCATCGCAGCGAAAGCGCCGACAACACGGCGCAGCCGGTAGCGCCGGCCGTCGCCTCGGCCCCGGACGCCGCGGCAGGCGCCGCTGGTGCTTCGAGCGCGTCCAACGGCAGCGCCGTCGAAACCCTGCAGAACCCGGCCGTCCCGCTGATCTCGGTGCCGAGTCCGAACGCCGCACCGGCCGCCGGCGCCCAGGCCGCCGGCGCCGCGAATGCGCCGGCTGCCGCCGCGCCGTCGCCCGCACCCGCGACCCCGTCCGCCGCCGCCAGGCCGCCGGTCCAGCTGGCCGCCACCGCGACCGTGCCGGCAGCAGCGCCGGCCGTCACGCCGGCTGCAGCACCCGCCGCAAGCGGCGCCAACGCATTGGTATTGAACGTGCGCGAGGATTCCTGGATCCAAGTCACGCCGGCCAAGGGCGGTGCGCCCCTGCTCTCGCGCCTGGTCAAGGCCGGCAGCACGGAAATCGTGAACGTCGAGCAGCCGGTGCGCGTCATCGTCGGCAACCCGTCCGGCGTCAGCGCGACCCTGCGCGGCAGCGCGGTTGCGCTGCCGCCGGTGCCGGGCAAGACGCTGTCGCGGGTCAACCTTCAATAA
- the pilW gene encoding type IV pilus biogenesis/stability protein PilW — protein sequence MRALAGRRVRVMTLVIMQSAVIASLSACAGSGGGMAGSAQELKTASDQTAAEKRSQIRLLLAVDYYQAGKYDVALDEVKKAIAADPDSAQAYGVRALIYTAMGETLLADDNYRHALRLAPRNPDLSNNYGLFLCDAGGKPREAMGYFETALKDPHYASPAKAMVNAGNCSLKMKNIDAAERYLLDALRYEPALPAVSIGLARVYFERRDYQRAGFFISRLTEAAKLDALPADTLWLALRVEHNLGNRDMEASLAAQLRKRFPGSPEYAAFERGAFNE from the coding sequence ATGCGCGCCCTGGCCGGACGCCGTGTCCGCGTGATGACGCTGGTGATCATGCAATCTGCCGTGATCGCTTCCCTGTCGGCCTGCGCCGGCAGCGGCGGCGGCATGGCCGGCTCCGCCCAGGAACTCAAGACCGCGTCCGACCAGACCGCCGCCGAAAAGCGCTCGCAGATCCGCCTGCTGCTGGCGGTCGACTACTACCAGGCCGGCAAGTACGACGTCGCGCTCGACGAGGTCAAGAAGGCGATCGCGGCCGATCCCGACTCGGCCCAGGCCTACGGCGTGCGCGCCCTGATCTACACGGCGATGGGCGAGACGCTTCTCGCCGACGACAACTACCGGCACGCGCTGCGCCTCGCGCCGCGCAATCCGGACTTGTCCAACAACTACGGGCTGTTCCTGTGCGACGCCGGCGGCAAGCCGCGCGAGGCGATGGGCTACTTCGAGACCGCGCTGAAGGATCCGCACTACGCGTCGCCGGCCAAGGCCATGGTCAACGCCGGCAATTGCAGCCTGAAGATGAAGAATATCGACGCCGCCGAGCGCTACCTGCTCGATGCGCTGCGTTACGAACCTGCGCTGCCGGCCGTGAGCATTGGCCTGGCGCGCGTTTATTTCGAGCGGCGCGACTACCAGCGCGCCGGGTTTTTCATCAGCCGCCTGACCGAGGCAGCGAAACTCGACGCGCTGCCGGCCGACACGCTGTGGCTGGCCCTGCGCGTCGAGCACAACCTCGGCAACCGGGACATGGAAGCGTCGCTGGCGGCCCAGCTGCGCAAACGCTTCCCCGGTTCGCCGGAGTACGCAGCGTTCGAGCGCGGTGCCTTTAATGAGTGA
- the rlmN gene encoding 23S rRNA (adenine(2503)-C(2))-methyltransferase RlmN, producing MMATLTNLLDFDPAQLVAYCAELGEKPFRAKQLQRWIHQFGVADFDDMTDLAKSLREKLKTRATVTAPAIISDHTSSDGTRKWLVDVGNGNAVETVFIPEETRGTLCISTQAGCAVNCRFCSTGKQGFNRNLTVAEIIGQLWMAEFELRRTKGIEPGPKGERQITNVVMMGMGEPLLNFDPTVTALKLMLDDNAYGLSRRRVTVSTSGVVPNMDKLSQECPVALAVSLHGSNDPLRDMLVPLNKKYPLRELMAACKRYLEFAPRDFITFEYCMLDGVNDTDQHARELIALVNDPVVGVSCKFNLIPFNPFPESGLVRSKNPRIKAFAQILMDAGLVTTVRKTRGDDIDAACGQLAGEVKDRTRVNERMSKMAEYQQKFGPNFGKIVEISS from the coding sequence ATCATGGCAACTCTCACCAACTTGCTGGACTTCGATCCCGCGCAGCTCGTCGCTTACTGCGCCGAGTTGGGGGAGAAGCCGTTCCGCGCCAAACAGCTGCAGCGCTGGATCCACCAGTTCGGCGTGGCGGACTTCGACGACATGACCGACCTGGCCAAGTCGCTGCGCGAAAAACTGAAAACCCGCGCCACCGTCACCGCGCCGGCCATCATCAGCGACCACACGTCCTCGGACGGCACGCGCAAATGGCTGGTCGACGTCGGCAACGGCAACGCGGTCGAGACCGTGTTCATCCCGGAAGAGACGCGCGGCACGCTGTGCATCAGCACCCAGGCCGGCTGCGCCGTCAACTGCCGCTTCTGCTCGACCGGCAAGCAGGGCTTCAACCGCAACCTGACCGTGGCCGAGATCATCGGCCAGCTGTGGATGGCCGAGTTCGAACTGCGCCGCACCAAGGGCATCGAGCCGGGCCCGAAGGGCGAGCGCCAGATCACCAACGTGGTCATGATGGGCATGGGCGAGCCGCTGCTGAACTTCGATCCGACCGTCACCGCGCTCAAGCTGATGCTCGACGATAACGCCTACGGCCTGTCGCGCCGCCGCGTGACCGTCTCGACCTCGGGCGTGGTGCCGAACATGGACAAGCTGAGCCAGGAATGCCCGGTGGCCCTGGCCGTGTCGCTGCACGGCTCGAACGACCCGCTGCGCGACATGCTGGTGCCGCTCAACAAGAAGTACCCGCTGCGCGAACTGATGGCCGCCTGCAAGCGCTACCTGGAATTCGCGCCGCGCGACTTCATCACTTTCGAATACTGCATGCTCGACGGCGTCAACGACACCGACCAGCACGCGCGCGAGCTGATCGCCCTGGTCAACGACCCGGTGGTGGGCGTCTCGTGCAAGTTCAACCTGATTCCGTTCAACCCTTTCCCAGAGTCGGGCCTGGTCCGCTCCAAGAACCCGCGCATCAAGGCGTTCGCCCAGATCCTGATGGATGCCGGCCTGGTCACCACCGTGCGCAAGACGCGCGGCGACGACATCGACGCCGCCTGCGGCCAGCTGGCCGGCGAAGTCAAGGACCGCACCCGCGTCAACGAACGGATGAGCAAGATGGCCGAATACCAGCAGAAGTTCGGCCCCAACTTCGGCAAGATCGTGGAGATCAGCTCCTGA
- the ndk gene encoding nucleoside-diphosphate kinase — translation MAIERTLSIIKPDAVAKNVIGQIYSRFEGAGLKIVAARMAQLSQAEAEGFYAVHSARPFFKDLVNFMISGPVMIQVLEGEGAIAKNRELMGATDPKKADKGTIRADFADSIDANAVHGSDAAETAAVEIAYYFPALNVYSR, via the coding sequence ATGGCAATCGAACGCACCCTGTCGATCATCAAACCTGACGCAGTCGCAAAAAACGTCATCGGTCAAATCTATAGCCGTTTCGAAGGCGCTGGCCTGAAGATCGTCGCTGCGCGCATGGCCCAGCTGTCGCAAGCCGAAGCCGAAGGCTTCTACGCTGTGCACTCGGCACGTCCGTTCTTCAAGGACCTGGTCAACTTCATGATCTCGGGTCCGGTCATGATCCAGGTGCTGGAAGGCGAAGGCGCGATTGCCAAGAACCGCGAACTGATGGGCGCCACCGACCCGAAGAAGGCCGACAAGGGCACCATCCGCGCCGACTTCGCCGACTCGATCGACGCCAACGCCGTGCACGGTTCGGACGCTGCCGAGACCGCTGCTGTGGAAATCGCCTACTACTTCCCGGCGCTGAACGTCTACTCGCGTTAA